From one Tetragenococcus osmophilus genomic stretch:
- the hslV gene encoding ATP-dependent protease subunit HslV yields MESQFHSTTICAVEKDGKLAMAGDGQVTMGEQVVMKGTAQKVRRIYNGEVVVGFAGSVADAFTLEEKFEEKLNEFHGNLQRAAVELAQEWRTQRSMQKLEAMLIVMNKEEMLLVSGTGEVITPDDGILAIGSGGNFALASARAMRKYASDKLSAKEIAENALNIAADICIFTNHDINVEEC; encoded by the coding sequence ATGGAATCACAATTTCATTCAACAACTATTTGTGCTGTCGAAAAAGATGGTAAACTTGCTATGGCTGGTGATGGCCAAGTAACTATGGGCGAACAAGTTGTCATGAAAGGCACAGCTCAAAAAGTTCGTCGTATCTATAATGGAGAAGTCGTTGTCGGCTTTGCCGGAAGTGTGGCTGATGCCTTTACTTTAGAAGAAAAATTTGAAGAAAAACTAAATGAATTTCATGGGAACTTGCAACGTGCTGCTGTTGAGCTAGCGCAAGAATGGCGTACGCAACGTTCAATGCAAAAATTAGAAGCGATGCTAATTGTTATGAACAAAGAAGAAATGCTTTTAGTTTCAGGAACAGGAGAAGTAATCACGCCTGATGACGGCATTTTAGCGATTGGTTCAGGTGGAAACTTTGCCTTAGCTTCAGCTAGAGCAATGCGCAAATATGCTAGTGATAAGCTATCTGCTAAAGAAATTGCGGAAAATGCTTTAAACATTGCAGCTGATATTTGCATCTTTACAAACCATGATATCAATGTGGAGGAATGTTAA
- the xerC gene encoding tyrosine recombinase XerC, protein MTKDWLNEYYRYLLVERGYSEKTKEAYEEDITNFLVFLKNSGDENYLQIDHRDVRVYLGELSEKNFSRNTVSRKIASLRSFYHYLLKQEVIEENPFSYIHLKKKNIKLPRFFYEKEIETLFDNVQGTKPLQQRDRALLEVLYGSGLRVSECAQLTLEQIDWENSVLFIHGKGNKDRYVPFGAYAQEALEVYLSEGRSFLLEKYHKEHNFVFVNRLGDGITSTGIEYALNQVIKKSSLNSQIHPHMLRHTFATHLLNNGADLRTVQELLGHTNLSTTQIYTHVTKENLQKNYRQFHPRA, encoded by the coding sequence GCTATCTCCTGGTAGAACGTGGATATTCTGAAAAAACAAAAGAAGCATATGAAGAAGATATAACAAATTTTCTTGTCTTTTTAAAAAACTCTGGGGATGAGAATTACTTACAAATAGATCATCGCGATGTGCGTGTTTATTTAGGTGAATTAAGTGAAAAAAATTTTAGCCGGAATACTGTCAGTCGCAAAATTGCCAGTTTGCGTTCTTTCTATCACTATTTGTTAAAACAAGAAGTGATAGAAGAGAATCCTTTTTCTTATATTCATTTGAAAAAAAAGAATATCAAACTTCCGCGTTTCTTTTACGAAAAAGAAATAGAAACGTTGTTTGATAACGTACAAGGAACAAAACCACTACAGCAAAGAGATCGTGCGTTATTAGAAGTTTTATATGGTTCAGGGTTACGTGTTAGTGAATGTGCGCAATTAACTCTTGAACAAATCGATTGGGAAAACAGCGTATTATTTATTCATGGGAAAGGAAATAAAGATCGTTATGTGCCGTTTGGAGCATATGCACAAGAAGCTTTAGAAGTGTATTTATCTGAAGGGCGTTCTTTTTTGCTGGAAAAATATCATAAAGAGCATAACTTTGTCTTTGTTAACCGTTTAGGTGATGGTATCACTTCAACGGGTATTGAGTATGCGCTAAATCAAGTGATAAAAAAGAGCAGCTTAAACTCACAAATTCATCCGCATATGCTACGTCATACATTTGCTACTCATTTATTAAATAATGGGGCAGATCTACGGACGGTACAAGAGTTATTAGGGCATACTAATTTATCAACAACCCAAATTTATACCCATGTAACCAAAGAAAATTTACAAAAAAATTATCGACAATTTCATCCAAGAGCTTAA